One Bacteroidota bacterium genomic window, TACATGGATCGGACAAGCCTTAGGTTGGAAAGGTGTATTATTCGGCTGGGCTGGTTTTATGAAAAGAGCTGTTCAGAAAAATGCAAGGCGCAATCTTGAAAAATTTATGGAAAAGAAATAACGTAGCTAAGTATATAAAGTAAAAAGGTATATAGAAAAGCCTCCTATATACCTTTTATACATTTATACTTAAAAACTAATCCTGCAGTACTCCAAATTTTCCTGCATTCACATCATTAATTGCTTCTTCCACTTCCTGCCAGGTGTTCATCAGGAATGGGCCATATGCTGCAATAGGCTCTTCAATCGGTTCGCCTGATAAGATCAATACAACTGCATCTGTTGTTGCTTCAATAGTAAACTGTTCACCATCATTCTTCAGTAAAACAAAATTATCATTCAACACTTCCTTGTCCCGTCCGACCGGGTCATCCGGGCGGGCATTTACTTTTATTGTTCCTTCTATGACAAGTAGTCCTGTATTAAAATTTGCAGGCAGATTGAATTCAGCAGATACTCCTTTATTCAGCTTCGCATTATAAACCTGCATAGGTGTAAACGTAGATGCAGGACCTTTCACTCCTCCGTATTCACCGGCAATGACCTCAATAAAACTTGTTTTATCATTTAAGTAAGCTTTACCCATTGCACTATTAGTGATCTCCTGGTATTTGGGTTTTACTTTTTTGTCTTTTGCAGGAAGATTTACCCATAACTGTACCATTTGAAATAAGCCTCCGGTTTTGCTGAATTCCTTTTCATGATATTCTTTATGCAGTAATCCTGAGCCTGCAGTCATCCATTGCACATCACCTTCGCCAATGATACCGCTGTTACCTGCACTATCGTGATGGGCTATTTTGCCATGATAGGCAATAGTCACTGTTTCAAAACCTGCATGCGGATGCACACCTACACCACGTGGTTCATCAGAAGGGTTGAACTCGATCTTTGAACCATAGTCCAGCATAAAGAAAGGACTCATCCTTTTTTTATCAATGAACCGGCTATTCGGAAAAAAATTATGTACACGAAACCCATCACCCACCATATGCGGTGGAGGAGGGGCGATGATCACATCTATTGATTTTTGATTGCTCATACTGTTTTATTTAAGAAGCGGAACTTCCATTAATAATATTTCAGCATCTGTATCTGCCAAAATTTTTAATTCATTTGTTTCGGTAATGCCTAACCCATCCCGCTGATCCAACTTTTCGTCATTTACAGAAACTGAACCACTAATTACAAATGCATATACTCCACTATTCTCTTTCTTTAGTTTATAAGAAGTCGAAAATCCTTTATCCAGTTTACCTAAACTAAACCATGCATCCTGGTGAACTTGTACGCCACCATCATTTGTGCCGATGGGAGAAACAACGGTTAATAGTTTATTGTGCTTGTCAGCATCAGTAAAATTTTTCTGATCATAACGGGGCTCAACATTTTTCTTATTGGGAAAAACCCAGATCTGGAAAAACTTTACTGGTTTGTCCAGGTTCTTATTTTTTTCCCCGTGCTGAATGCCTGTGCCGGCACTCATCACCTGCACATCACCTTGTTTTATTACCTGCACATTTCCCATGCTGTCCTTATGTTCTAAAGCACCTTCGGTAGGTATCGAAATTATTTCCATATTATCATGCGGATGTGTTCCGAAACCCATCCCGCCGGCCACTGTATCATCATTCAATACCCGCAATGCACCGAAATGCATTCGTTGTGCATCATAATACCCCGCAAAACTAAAAGTATGATAAGAATCCAGCCAGCCGTGACTGGCATGACCTCTTGTAGCTGCTTTATGTAAAATCGTTTTCATATACCCCAAATCCGCCTCGGCGGAGCTTTTAAAACCCTAAAGACATAAAGTCTTTACTGGTTATGATTAATAAATTGTTTTCAAATTTCTTTTTTCAGTTGCTCAAAGTTAAAGCTGGTTGTTTTTCAGCAATTACTTTTTCTGCCAACCATAAAAATTCTGAAATAAAATTATGAACAGATTTGTAAAATGACTCATCAGTAAGATTTCCTTCCTCATCAAATTTTTTATCTACCTGTGGTACTATCAACAGGTAAGGTGAAGCTATTCCAAATAAGGCAGGTACCAATTGCAATAATTGTTGTGATGCCCTTATACCACCCATTACACCCGGAGATGCTGTTACAATACCAAATGGTTTGTGATGCTGTTTCGGAAAATGATCCAGCAGGTTTTTCATTGCCGGGGAATAGCTGCCGTTATATTCCGGTGTTACCAAAATAAAAGCATCGGCATCAAATATCCTTTCAGCAAGAGATCTAAATTCTGCTGGTGTTTTATCCGGTGATACAAAAACAGATTGAACAGGAGGGAGGTTCCAATCCCTCAGATCAATAATATCAACTTCGTGTTCAGTATTTTCAATGATCCAGTTCTTTAAATTTATTGCCACCCTGCGGGTTACACTGTTTACCCTCGGACTGCCTGATATAATTTCGATTCTCATTATTGACTCCTTTCGTTTAAATTTTATAACACAAATTTCCGATGGATAGCCGCAGTGACCATTGATTTATGGTAAGTAACCCCGCCTGAAATAATTCTACTCATAATTTTAACTTATTGCCTAAATTCGAAATTCTTAACCTACAAGCATGATTAACAGGAGAAAGTTCATAAAAGGCTCGGCACTAACTTCTATTTCAACATTGATAGGCTCGGCAATATCTGCTGAAAGCACAATTGAAACTATTACAGGAAACCCTGTTGTTATTTCAACATGGGACACTGGATTAGTGGCTAATAAAGCAGCATGGGAAATATTGGGTAAAAAAGGAAAGGCTATTGATGCGGTGGAAAAAGGAGTAATGGTGATTGAAGACACTCAGAATTGCTGTGTAGGGCTTGGGGCTAACCCTGACAGGGATGGCTTTGTAACATTGGATGCCTGCATTATGGATGATAAATTCAATTGCGGTAGCGTTGCTTTCCTCGAAAGGATCAAGCATCCCGTTTCCGTTGCCCGCAGGGTAATGGAAAAAACGCCGCATGTGATGCTGGTAGGTATCGGGGCACAACAATTTGCCGTTGCAGAAGGTTTTCCCCTGGAGGAACAAAAACTCTCTAAGAATGCACAGGAAGCTTATGACAATTGGTTGAAAAAATCGGAGTATAAACCACCGGCGATAAATGTTGAGAATAAAAACATGAAAGGACATGGCCCTTTTGCACCAGCTATATTAGAAAGCGGTGAATGGAACCATGATACGATCGGTATNNNNNNNNNNNNNNNNNNNNNNNNNNNNNTGCACTACAAGCGGCGCTGGTTTTAAAATGCGTGGCAGGTTAGGCGATTCACCAATTATTGGCGCCGGTTTGTTTGTAGATAATGAAGTTGGCGCCTGCACATCAACAGGACAAGGTGAAGATGTGATACGAGTTGCGGGTTCGCATTCTGTTGTTGAACTGATGCGGCAGGGTTTATCACCTGAGGCTGCCTGTAAAAAAGTAATTGAAAGAATAGTGAAGATCAAAAAAGATAAGGTAAAAGATATACAGGTTTGTTTCCTGGCTGTAAATAAAAAAGGGATTGTTGGCGGATTTTCTATTCATCCGGGTTTCAGCTATGCACTTAAAACAAATACAGTTGATAAACTGGTAAAATCTAAAAGCTGGTTTTCATAGTGAATGGGCAATGGTGAATGGGCAATGGGCAATGGTCAATTGGCAATAAGCAATCTTGAATAGTAGTTATCTTCGTTATTCACCATTGACTCCATTGACTATTCACCATTCACCATTCACCATTCACAACTATGAATTACATTATCGAAATAGCAACATCCGATTTTGCAACTACAAAAGCTGCTGTTGAAGGTGAGGCTCATCGAATTGAACTCTGTGCTAATCTCGCTGAAGGCGGTACAACTCCATCTTATGCTCTGATTAAAAAAAGCCGTGAGGCATTTGATCTGCTTATTTATCCGATCATCCGGCCAAGAGGCGGCGATTTTCTATATACAAAAGATGAGTTTGAAATAATGAAGAATGATGTGAGACTGTGCAAAGAACTGGGTTGTGATGGGGTAGTGATCGGTTTATTGAATATGGATGGAACAATTGATATTACAAGAACTACGGAGTTGATAGAACTGGCTTATCCATTAGGCGTAACATTTCATCGTGCATTTGATCGTTGTAAAGATCCTTTTGTCGCATTGGAAGAATTAATTGACGCTGGATGTGAAAGAATTCTTACATCAGGGCAGCGAGTATCAGTCAATAGTCAACAGTCAATAATAGACAGCCAGGCTGTTGAGTTGATCGCAGAACTTAACAAGGTTTCAGATAGCAGAATTATCATTATGCCGGGAAGCGGGGTTAGAAAAGAAAATATCAAACTGCTGGCTGAGAAAACAGGTTGCACTGAATTTCATTCTTCATTGCGGGATAAAATAAAAAGCCCAATGCAGTTTATTCATCCGGGTTTTAAAACTTCCGAAGAAAGCTATACAAATAATTATATTGACCCTGAAGAGGTAAAAGCATTACGTAAAGCATTAAATTAAATAAGAAAGCCCCGTTACAAAACGGGGCTTTTACTTTTGGCTAGTGTTTATATGAAATTAAAAAGCTTTAGGTGCTGATTCTTTCGATGCCATTTCGATCATAGCAGTCAATTCAGTCATTAATTTATCGTCGCTGCCATCAAAGCCAACAGCTTTAAAACGTATCATCCCTTTTTTATCAATTACAAACTTGGTAGGGATACCATCTACTTTAAAATCAGCTACAACTTTACTATCATTGTCCATCAGCACATGAAAAGAGTATTTATTGGTATTGATAAACTCAGATACTAATTTCTCTTTGTTGTCGCCATTTTCCCAGGTATCAATAAAAACAAATTTTACATTGGGATCGTCTTTGTATTTGTTTACCATTTTCTGCATTCCGGGGAAACTAGCTTTACAAGGTCCGCACCAGGTAGCCCAGAAATCAACAACAACTACTTTATCTTTCAACTCCCCAAGATTTACTTTTTTGCCATTCAGGTCAACCAGTGCAAATACAGGAGCTTTTTCATTCAGGATTGTTTTTCTTAACTCCGCCAGCATTGTTTCTGTTGCCGACTTCTGGAGATTAGTAATATATTCATCGAAACCTGCTTCTGTTTTTTTATCTTTTACATAAGCTCTTTTCAGGATATCTTTCATTTCGCTGGTGGATTTGGCATCCATCACGAACTGTTCTATTTCTTTTACGTATTGTTTTTTAGGCAACACTTTTTCTGCCAGCAATGCATACGTGTTATTCTGGTCTGCATCTTTTCCGTTATTCACTACAATTGCAGCATCTTTAGCATAAGGGAATCCTTTTTTGTGTTCACCCATTCTGTACATGACCATACCATAAGTATCCGCAAACATGGCATACATGTATTTATTATTTTCTGTCCATTGCTTTTGAGTCATATTATCCGGTTTCTTAGCAGTTGGATTTTTCCATTGCTCCTTATAATAATTGGTAGCAAATTTTGAAAATTCTTCAGCTAATGGAAGATTATCGCTTGTCTTTTGCATTTCCCATGCGGCACTGTTGTATAACGAAGCTAGCTGTGCTTTGTCTTCGATGTTAGCATCTGCTACTGCCTGTTTGAAATTTGGCCAGTCTTTTTTAGCCAGGTATGCATAAGCAATTTGAGCTTTTATATTCGGGAGATTGGGTTTAAGATATTTCCAGTTTTCATCTGTCTCGATCTTGTTGCTGATCTCAGCAAGCAATATTTTTTTCTTTTCTATATCCTGCTCCTGGTAGAATTTATTCAGGGTTTCATTAACCACCCATTTACCATTCGGGAATTTTTCTTTTTTAACAGAACTAACAAACTTCATCTGTTCTGGTGATTTGGCCAGTTGGTAAAGACTTTCAAGATTTGAATAATCAGTTTCTTCTTTTAAACCTGCTTTTAACAATGATTCAATTTCTTTCTGAACGATCTTAGGCGCATCATCTTTTTTAATCGCAGCTAGCGTACTTACATAGCTGATGAGGTATTTTTTCTTATTATCAGGATAGAGTTCAAATTCTTTCTCCATTGCAGCCAATGCTTTTTCATTATTCCGGTCCACACCTAACTGGCGACCCCAATATTGGTAAAAGCCGCTAAGAGCCATGTACGCTCCATCACGGGGTTTATCATCATTATACAAAATGATGGTATAGCCGTCATTAAAATTATTATCAAATTTTTTATCAGCACTAAAGGACAAATAAATAAAATGCATGCCTGTATCAATCGTAAATGAGCCTGAATACTTGCCTGCCGACTTCTGTAGTACAATATCATCGGCTGTTCTTTTAGCCATGCCATTTTGGTAAACAATACCCTCAACCGGTTTGATGGTATTGGCAATATCACCTGCGGGTTCGTAAGTGAAAGTAATAACATCACCCGGTTTGGGTTTTTCTGGTGTATAGGTAAATTTTTGCTGGGCCTGTGTTGTTACTGCTACGAATAATAACAAGGCGGTAAATAGTTTTTGGTAAAACATGGCGTTAATTTTAGAGTATGAAAGGTAGGAAAATCCGGGATGTAAAATGTGAAAATATTGGATTGGTGTCGGGTAAATGTCTTTAAAGCATTGCAGTCCGCCCGGGGTCTTCACAATAGACGGCAATCAAATCTAAGAAAACTTGTTGTGGGACAACGAGGAGTTAAAAATATGAAAGGTTAAAACATATAATATGATGTGATGCAGTAACTTTAAGTCCCGAGGTCTCGCCACCAGATACTTTATGTTTGTCTAGTCCTGAAAAATAGTTATGATGAAAGTTCTGTTGATATTAATCTTTTTTATTGCACCTGTAATTGGAAATTCAAAAAGTATTGAAAAGTATTACTTGATTACATTCAAGGCTGAAGAATATTTATTTCATAACGAGTTTGCATTATCCTGTAAGGAATATAGTAAAGCATTTAAAACAGGCTTTGCTTTTTATGCCGATCTACGAAATGCTTTTAAAGCAGGGTTATTATCAGGGAATGATTCATATATTAAAAAATTTTGGGCTATAATAATTGCTTTACCCGAAGTTGCCAATAGCATCAAAAACGATCCAACAATAATTGGCTTCTGTAAACCTTCTATGCAACAGGAAATTTTAGCTTATAGGAAGGAAAGGCAGAAAACGGATTTTGAAAAAATAATTGATTCTGTTATTCTTATTGATCAAAAGGCTCGGCGGGAATGCAGAAATAACATGACGGATACTTGTAAAATCAGGTTTAAAGTACTTGACAGCATAAACCTGATGAAACTATATCGTCTATTACATAAAACAAATTATACTGAGAGGGAATTTGGGTATAAAACCCAAGAATATATTTATTTAATTGCATTACATGCTCGCCGCTGGGGTTATAAATTTCTGGATTCTTTATTAAAAGAAAACATCAAAAAAGGGAGAATGAAGTCGGTTTTCTTTGCACACCTGATTTCATATAGAAGTGATATTGATTACGTGAATAAAATTTATTTAAATAATCAGAAAAGCATCGGTTTTGATCAAATGGTATGGGTTGTAAATAACAAAGTCGTACAATTTAATAGAACTGATAGCTTAATTGATTTATACAATACGAATCGAAAAGAATTATTTATTTCAAAAACCGAGAATGATATATTAAAGCATGCCCTTATAACAAAGAATAAATTATTTGCCGGATGCGAGAAAGATCTAGTAGTAGATTTTTTTAGGATGGAAATGTCCGACCAACAGTTTATTGATTTTTTAAACAACTTGCGAAGCAAAAAAATGATAAAGGAATGATTTTTCAAGGTCCCGCAGCAGCAGTATCATTTTTTCGAAATCTTTCTTGCGAAAACCTCGTTCTGACAGAATACTATGTTGTGCGCTGCTATTGGAAAGCAGCGATACTAATTTGACTTAAACGTTATTTTTTTAGGCAGATGACCTAAAGTAAAAACTGAGTCGATGTAATCTAATATCTCTCCCTTATTATATTTGTTGATTACACCGTGTCCAGGTAGAGGAATAAAAAAAGTGCCTTCTTTTTGTTGAAATAGATCATCCACATCAGAGGATATTGTAACTAGCTTGTTGTTAGTTATTTTGTACAACTTATATTCAAGACTGTCAAAATTTGTAATACTATCTTTTAGAATTAAATTTCCGTAATTGTATGTCTTAATTATTTTTCCTTTAACATACAGATTTATGTATCCATTTTTGTCTTTTATAAAAACGTCCTTAAATACATTTGTTTTAATGCTGTCTTCGAATTTTTCAATTGAAGGAAGTATAGGCATAATCTTTCCAGCTTTAATGTAGAACCATCCATAGTTGGTAACACCAAATGATTTTATAAACGCTATGTAATCTTTAGAAAGTCTAAACGCTTTATTTGTATTTTCGATTTCATACTTTACAGAATGTTTTGGGTTTGAAATATCTTGCTTTGTAATACCTAAGTCGTAAGAAAAATGACCTAATGCTTTGTGTCTAACAAGCCCTAAGATGTACAAGCCTTTGTCTGGATAAGCTTCCAAAGTGTCAATTTCATCCACTCCTGAAAAATTACTTTCCTTTAAAACGAGATTACTCTTGTGGTAGAAATAGTTATAAGCAAGGTAGCCAATAATAATAATAACGATAAGCAGAAGATATTTTTGCATTATACTGGCTCGGATTTTTTAAAGTTTCTAATAAGTAGCCTACAACTCGCCGCTTTGTGTAATGTTTTGTTCCAAATTTAATTAATAATCAGTTTAAACTGGAACAAAAAAGCAAATCATTCTTTCTGTTCATCCGGGGCTCGCAGCAGCAGTATTATTTTTTCGAAATCTTTCTTGCGAAGACCCCGGGCGGACAGAAGTTTTATAAATTCGAAAAGGGCTGCGA contains:
- a CDS encoding pirin family protein, which translates into the protein MSNQKSIDVIIAPPPPHMVGDGFRVHNFFPNSRFIDKKRMSPFFMLDYGSKIEFNPSDEPRGVGVHPHAGFETVTIAYHGKIAHHDSAGNSGIIGEGDVQWMTAGSGLLHKEYHEKEFSKTGGLFQMVQLWVNLPAKDKKVKPKYQEITNSAMGKAYLNDKTSFIEVIAGEYGGVKGPASTFTPMQVYNAKLNKGVSAEFNLPANFNTGLLVIEGTIKVNARPDDPVGRDKEVLNDNFVLLKNDGEQFTIEATTDAVVLILSGEPIEEPIAAYGPFLMNTWQEVEEAINDVNAGKFGVLQD
- a CDS encoding pirin family protein translates to MKTILHKAATRGHASHGWLDSYHTFSFAGYYDAQRMHFGALRVLNDDTVAGGMGFGTHPHDNMEIISIPTEGALEHKDSMGNVQVIKQGDVQVMSAGTGIQHGEKNKNLDKPVKFFQIWVFPNKKNVEPRYDQKNFTDADKHNKLLTVVSPIGTNDGGVQVHQDAWFSLGKLDKGFSTSYKLKKENSGVYAFVISGSVSVNDEKLDQRDGLGITETNELKILADTDAEILLMEVPLLK
- a CDS encoding NAD(P)H-dependent oxidoreductase, with the translated sequence MRIEIISGSPRVNSVTRRVAINLKNWIIENTEHEVDIIDLRDWNLPPVQSVFVSPDKTPAEFRSLAERIFDADAFILVTPEYNGSYSPAMKNLLDHFPKQHHKPFGIVTASPGVMGGIRASQQLLQLVPALFGIASPYLLIVPQVDKKFDEEGNLTDESFYKSVHNFISEFLWLAEKVIAEKQPALTLSN
- a CDS encoding copper homeostasis protein CutC, which gives rise to MNYIIEIATSDFATTKAAVEGEAHRIELCANLAEGGTTPSYALIKKSREAFDLLIYPIIRPRGGDFLYTKDEFEIMKNDVRLCKELGCDGVVIGLLNMDGTIDITRTTELIELAYPLGVTFHRAFDRCKDPFVALEELIDAGCERILTSGQRVSVNSQQSIIDSQAVELIAELNKVSDSRIIIMPGSGVRKENIKLLAEKTGCTEFHSSLRDKIKSPMQFIHPGFKTSEESYTNNYIDPEEVKALRKALN
- a CDS encoding TlpA family protein disulfide reductase; this encodes MFYQKLFTALLLFVAVTTQAQQKFTYTPEKPKPGDVITFTYEPAGDIANTIKPVEGIVYQNGMAKRTADDIVLQKSAGKYSGSFTIDTGMHFIYLSFSADKKFDNNFNDGYTIILYNDDKPRDGAYMALSGFYQYWGRQLGVDRNNEKALAAMEKEFELYPDNKKKYLISYVSTLAAIKKDDAPKIVQKEIESLLKAGLKEETDYSNLESLYQLAKSPEQMKFVSSVKKEKFPNGKWVVNETLNKFYQEQDIEKKKILLAEISNKIETDENWKYLKPNLPNIKAQIAYAYLAKKDWPNFKQAVADANIEDKAQLASLYNSAAWEMQKTSDNLPLAEEFSKFATNYYKEQWKNPTAKKPDNMTQKQWTENNKYMYAMFADTYGMVMYRMGEHKKGFPYAKDAAIVVNNGKDADQNNTYALLAEKVLPKKQYVKEIEQFVMDAKSTSEMKDILKRAYVKDKKTEAGFDEYITNLQKSATETMLAELRKTILNEKAPVFALVDLNGKKVNLGELKDKVVVVDFWATWCGPCKASFPGMQKMVNKYKDDPNVKFVFIDTWENGDNKEKLVSEFINTNKYSFHVLMDNDSKVVADFKVDGIPTKFVIDKKGMIRFKAVGFDGSDDKLMTELTAMIEMASKESAPKAF